The window AGAGCAGAGTGTGCTAAGCTTGTTGAAGAGGCTAAAGCTCTTAGAGACGAGACTGTTAAAATAGTATACGCAGCACTAGTTTAATAGATTAATACAAAAGCAAAAAGACATCGGAGAATTCTCCGATGTCTTTTTATTTTCTAGTCTTTAGCACCTATTTTTCTGATAAAATAGAACAGAAACAAAAATCCTAATTGTTAGGGGTAGATTTTATGGCAAGACAAAACGGTATAACAGTAGAAGAGTCCCTAAAGATGGACTGCATGAAGAACAGCAAGCTTATAGCAGGCAGTAAAGGCATGAGCAATATAATCTCAAATGTAAATGTCATGGCCGACCCGGATATAATGAGCTGGGTTGGAGGAGGAGAGTTTCTGCTTACAACAGGATATTCGCTGAACAAAGTCAGCACAGAAGAGCAGGTAAAGCTGATAATGGAAGCCAAAAAACAGGGACTAGCAGGACTCGGAGTCAAGATAAAGCCTTATCTAGAAGCTATGCCTAGAGAGGTAATAGGCTTAGCCGATGAAATAGGATTTCCTATAATAGAGATAGATCAGGAGATATCGCTATCTGACATAATGACGCCTATAGTAAACGAGATTTTCAACAAGCAGTCCTACCTTCTGAAGAAAATAGAGAAGATATACGAACAGTTTATGGATGCTATGCTCAATAGACTGGACATAGTCGATATAACAGAACTCACCAGTGTAAATATAAAGAACCCTGTTATGCTTAAACTTGAATTCCCGAACAAGATAATAGAGAAGTTTGAAGACTTGGACTCCAAGCTAAAGGAAGATATAAAGCATAATGCAGAAAAGTTCTATCAGGCTTCAGACAAAAACACCGAGAGAAAGATATATGAGACGGCAGAAATAATAAACGGCAAATATATAGATAGACTTATAATCCCGATAATAGCAAAAGACAGCGTCTATGGACATATAATGGCCTGGGGCGTAAACTCTTCTCTAGGCGGATATGAGATGAGTGTGCTTGAAATCGCGTCTACTACAATAGCCCTAGAAGTTCTAAAAGCCATCTCTGTAAGAGAAGTGGAAAACAGGTACAAGTCGGAGTTTATAGAGGATTTAATTTCCCTAGATGAAAAGCGGAAAGAGAAGGCTATTGAGAGACTGTCGTTCTTTAACTTAAAAGAAGACGAAAACTACATGGCCATAAGCATAAAGCTCAAGATGAAAGACGAAGAGAACAGCATAGACATGGCTTCGATACAGCAGTACGTGTCAAAAATATATGAGCAGATAGAGAGAAAGCTG is drawn from Andreesenia angusta and contains these coding sequences:
- a CDS encoding PucR family transcriptional regulator — encoded protein: MARQNGITVEESLKMDCMKNSKLIAGSKGMSNIISNVNVMADPDIMSWVGGGEFLLTTGYSLNKVSTEEQVKLIMEAKKQGLAGLGVKIKPYLEAMPREVIGLADEIGFPIIEIDQEISLSDIMTPIVNEIFNKQSYLLKKIEKIYEQFMDAMLNRLDIVDITELTSVNIKNPVMLKLEFPNKIIEKFEDLDSKLKEDIKHNAEKFYQASDKNTERKIYETAEIINGKYIDRLIIPIIAKDSVYGHIMAWGVNSSLGGYEMSVLEIASTTIALEVLKAISVREVENRYKSEFIEDLISLDEKRKEKAIERLSFFNLKEDENYMAISIKLKMKDEENSIDMASIQQYVSKIYEQIERKLDNYKLKGIIGSKIEKIIILLSYADNEGEKEVLDFMSKVESLTLKYDELDIKIGVGRVYSGIESFNNSYVDSVKAINTGKILNENTVTQFDELGIYKILCQDHLEDELARFYETTLKVLDDYDKKKSTELVKTLEAYFESNGNLKKMSDNLFTHYNTILYRVQRIKEITNMDLEDSNDRLNLEVSLKIKKILGL